CGGCGGCGACTACGAAGACGAGGCCGCCGTCGCCGTCCGTTCCTTCAGCCATCTGAGCAGCGTGCTGCCCGGTTGCATGGGCGTCATCTACGACGGAACGTTCCGCGGCGTCCACCGCGACGCCCTCGCCCGGCGCGGACTGCTGGTCATCAACCGGCAGCACGGCTCGGTCAAGCCACGTGCCTACGAACTCCTGCGCTTCGGGCGCTGCCGCCACGACCTGTGGTGCGACCAGGGCCGCATCGCCGAGCGCGTCCTCCTCGACGACGGCACGAGCACCCTGATCCCCGTCCCCATCAGTCGCCTCGAACACCGGCAGGGCCGCACGAAGTCACGCTGGTACCACCTGCTGCTCATCCCCTGCCGCCACGGCGCCCACGCGTACCGCGTCCAGGTCGCGATCACCACGACCCCCAATGACCGCACCGGCACGGACCCGGCTACCGGCCGCAGACAGAAGAGCGACGCCGAGCGCGACTTCCACCGCGCCGAACACCTTCAACAGATCCCGGAGTCCACCCTCACCCACCAGCAGCTCTACCCCTACCGCAGCGACTCCGAGTCCGTACACAACCAGTTGGACCAGAGCATGTGGAACAACCGCATGATCTCCTACGGTCTCGAACGCCAGAAGGTCTTCCTCCTCGGCTTCGCCCTCGCCCAGAACGCCACCAGCCGACGCGTCTCGCTGGAGCGATCAGGGGCACTACAGGCGGTGGGAACAGGGCGGAAGTCGGCGTAGTACTGCCGAGAAGATCAGTCGGCGGCTCTCTGCCTGCTTCCATGACGGATCAACCGATGGGGACAGCCGGGCACCGGGATGCGGACGCTCACGCCGCACGATGACGCGGGTGCCGTCGGGGTAGCCGGTGAGGTCGATCATGCCGGTCAGCTCGGCGGCCTCTGCTCCGTCGCGCAGGGATCCGTCCTGTTCCAGGGCCGGGTGCCAGAGACCCGGTCGGGCAGGGCCCGGATGTGGTGCAGGAAGCACAGCAGCGGGTGGTAGCCGAAGCCGCGCTTGTAGGCGGCGGCTGCCTGCTCCTTCTCGGAGTGGCAGGTGACCAGGGTGGCGTCGAGGTCCAGGACCAGGCAGGGCAGGTCGCGCCCGCCCGCGCGGGACGCTGGTATGCCGTCGCGGGTGTCGGCGGCTTGCAGCCAGGCGATTTCGCGTGCGGTGGGTGTGGCGGCGACCGGGCCGAACACCTCGCGCTGGTCACGCAGGACAGCGAGGTCAGTGATGGTCTCGCCGCCGTCGGCGAGCATCACGGCCAGGTCGACCGCCACCCGGCCGGGGGCGTGCCCCGTGCCCCGTGCCGCGCGGCCGCAGCCGACGCAACCATCCGCCACGGCATGGCTGGGGCAGGGCTGCGAGGCGGGTGAATGCGCTGGTCGGGCCGGTGACTTCGGCCAGATCGGCCGGCAGACGGGATCCGGCATGGCTGACCACCCCGCGACCGTCGGCCGAGACC
This portion of the Streptomyces canus genome encodes:
- a CDS encoding transposase, yielding MAVDLAVMLADGGETITDLAVLRDQREVFGPVAATPTAREIAWLQAADTRDGIPASRAGGRDLPCLVLDLDATLVTCHSEKEQAAAAYKRGFGYHPLLCFLHHIRALPDRVSGTRPWNRTDPCATEQRPPS